GCTTGTTTTAAAGACTTATCAAGATTTttcatgttaaaagaaatgaaatttgattgatGAAACGAAGGCACTTACTAATTCTTGGCAAAGTTAGGGATGAAATTTAAGGGGATTCACTAAACTAATAAAACACTATGGAGTGGAAATTGATTTGATTcgggaaacaaaataaaaatccatagcaatggagagaaaatatttgcaaataaaaGGATGGAAAAGAATAAAGGAAGACGaaatagagagaaaagaaataaaattctattttggtttggaaaagaaataagaatacaaccctttttgttgaaaatttaaggGAAATTAGGGAGATTAGCGTGGTTTGAACTTGGGATTATAAAGGAAAAAAGTGATACTTAACCATTTAGACTACTACTCATTCTTGTTAAGTTTTTactctaaataatatatattctaatGTGGTTTTCATTCTAGAttgctaaaaatgaaaagaaaagaaataagagaGGTATGAATAAAACCCAAGACTTCTAAGGAGTGCAGTAGCTACTTAACCATTTAGTCTATGTCATTACTAGGTTACTTATTTCATCTAACACTGTATATTTTAAGGTGTTACAAATTGATCAACAAAATCTTCTTCCCTTGCTCACCTCATTGGTCAACAAAATCTAAGAAATATCAACATCGACAAAACAATGATGGCCGAGGAGAAGGATTAACTCGACGACCATGAAACAGAGGGTCTCAAGCTCAACAAACTCAATTGAACAACTATTGATCGTAATCaaactaggaaaatagttaggcTTCTTCATgaaagaaataagagaaaagtaAAAGGGAAGGgaagaagagagagaaagagcaaatacttttaacttaattactttaataaaaatagatttcaCTATTTTCTAATGAACCATTCATTAAATTgttattaggttttttttaatgtttattattgtttttttataattcattttaaggtctcttgaattattttaaataaaatttatgacaAAAAAGTAACAAGTCAAAAATTAGTACATTTAGTTAGAGGTGTCATATTGATAATTGACataaaaatacaagtattaAAATAGACATTTTGAAAGTAGAGGTACCACATTAGAagatttgataaatatataaaatttaactccaaaatttttactagtttattgcatataaattattgaatcgTTAATTATcagataaataatttaatagtaaGGCTCAATATTTTACCAATTGAACTAGgaatgaaattgataattatatctatttttaaacaaaatatataaatgtaccAAAATCATTTACAGGTGAATGTcgtatttgttatatatatatatatatcatagacgtactaaaattatgttaataaagaattcaatatactatataatattaaattaaaactattaGTAAAAAATACAGTGTAGCAAAAGCAATGTGAATCTAATCAATATTTATAGAGTCAATGTaaagcaatatatttttatttcaatttctttttgtattaatattattcaaatatttttataaaataaattaagattaaatttcagatttattttatcattttaattgttgtgcccaaaaaattattttcattgaaaatattgCACTCTTACAttgttttaaatgaaaaaaataaaaaataattaaaatgcatcattttaaaaatgttaatgttTATGGTAGATCTGTCCAAGGGTCAGTAGTCAGCCCGGTTGGATAGGCACGACCTTGCTTCGGCAAGGCTTGGACAAGAATTTTTGTACATCAGCCTAATTCaacttgaattcaatttaaataataaaaaatatatttttattactttttaacagtaaaataagTTTTTTGGACGGATCAGGTTATCTCAAAAAAGGGCTTGGGCATGAAAATCAGAACCAGGCCTTGGACTAACCTGGCTCGGCCCATTGACAACTTGAGTTTATAGCTATTTTGTTTAGAATAATTTTTGGGGAATTATTTAagggataaaaataattttgtaaatcgCATGAAATGTTATCATGCAGAGAAACAAAATTGGGTTTACAAAGGAAGAATATCAagtggaagaaaaagaaagaaaaaatgaagaggatATTTAAAGAGTTTTAGTAAAGTTAAGTTTAGATAAAAAGCAATAAATTAATCAAGGGGAAGGGATATATGAAAgacaattatttttacttattaaaacattataaaagtaaacTTGAAATTTCAATTACTAGACgcaaattattttcttttaattaatttagtaaagtATATGAATTTTAGTACAGGGCAATGTTTATTGCTCCAGGTTGGACAGAATTTGTGAAAggatttattttgaaatgtggTAACTATTCCTTCCATGTTCATGTGTTGGAAGTTGGTGAAGGTCCATGGATAAGACCTTTGAAGCTGAAGAGTTGATGAGAAACCAAGACGATCTTTTAATGAAGTAGGTGGAACTGTGGAGGCTTGCATGGTTCTCGAAAAGCGAGTCTTACGTATCTAAAACAATGTGCGACAGCTTGGGTAATTTGCATGCCGTATCTGGGAAGCTAATGCATTGCAGAGGTCATAAAGCTACtaatatatagaaatttgaTGCATTAATTGATTGTTCAAACGATTTATCCACTTCCCTTTCAAAATTGCCAAACAACTTTTCAACcacaatatataaacaaaataaaataaaatggtaaaaaacgAAACCAATAATATGTAGCCTTATCATCTTGTGCTTGGCAAAATGATgttctaattttttatcatttgctCTAACACGGCCTTTTACCTTTTGTGTtacaaatgaaaaagaaaaaaaaaatttatagcattacaaaataagtatattaatttttgttaaagtaATGTTCAGTTAGTGTGTCTGATTAATCATGCATGGAGAGGGGGGGCATGGAATTGTCCTGAGAGGCACAAAGTGAGAAAATCTCTTCTAATGATCCGTTCATGTAGTCCTTGCACTTGTCATACATCATGTATTCGTCAATTATCTCCGCCTTGGACGCCTTTGTCTctgatataatatttatctgTGGGAAGTCCTCTAGCTCTAATGGTGGATATGGAGCTTGATAATGGAGATTGGTGTAGCTTGGAATCtgcatttcattcattcataaataCACATGTGAATCAGATGAATTATCTAGAAAGGAGTAAAATGTTGAGTATTTTTATGAAGTGATTCAACTCCAAACTGAAAAGAGTTTGAAAGGTCCAAAGTAGATAAGTTgataaggaaaaaagaaaaaagaagtggTTTTTGAATGGGAAAATTGTGCAAATTCTGACTAAGAGTCATCGAGGTTGGTGACAATGGGGGGTGTGGAAAATGAGGGAGAAAGATGGATGGGTCAGTCAAAAGAAGTTATGGAAGAGAGTGAAGAAAAGCCATGGATTTGAGTTTGAGAgcttttggaaaagagagtgaGTTTGATTTGGTCCCAACTTTTGTGCTAGTTTAAGATGAAAAGCCAACTCAAAGTGGGCGTTTGGTGGGCCAGTTCCAACCCACATTTCATCAGCTCATTGTACTTTCAAGTGTTGGGATGGGGAAGACTGAGTGAGTGATTTTGAAGCCTTTGGTGATTGATAAAAGCACCCAATAAAGCAGAATATTGCTGTGAAAAATCCAGCGTTTGGCAAAGTAGATAATCATGtcttcaacattaaaaaaaaaaaaaaagaaattgtctAAAgcagatttattattattattattataataaagaaTCATAGGATGGCCCATTCCTATGCCCTAAGGCATGCACATTCCACATCATACACACATGTAATACCGTACCTGAAATGGATGGGAGGAAAAATCAGGGCCGAGTGAAGACAAATTAGCCGAACTATTGGCTTCATCGGAGGTAAATGGAGGTTGATATTCATCGGCCACGCCAGTTTCATTGGGGGTCCCTTGAGTGACATCCGAGGAAGAAGTATTGAAATTCTCATCTTCAACTTCAGCTTCTCTCCCTCTTGAGATTTCATCACCAAATGATTGATTATTGTCAACAGGTGCTTCTTTTGTTTTAGGGATTTGAATGTTTTTCTTGAAGATGCGACATAAAGAATAAGAGTCCTGCTAATTAAAATATACAGATatgtaaaatgcaaaagtgtttaaaagaatattagaaAGAGGTAAAATGAAAAcggaataaattaaaagaaaggaaGATCACCAGCTATACATACCTATAAAGTGTGCAAGATTAAAACCAAAGACTCTTTcacaaaaccatttttttatacatatgctatactcttttcaaaagaaactgAAATTGGAAATCACAAATATCCATATAAATGACTAGCTTAT
The nucleotide sequence above comes from Gossypium raimondii isolate GPD5lz chromosome 13, ASM2569854v1, whole genome shotgun sequence. Encoded proteins:
- the LOC105784273 gene encoding NAC domain-containing protein 54 isoform X2 codes for the protein MAPMTLPPGFRFHPTDEELVAYYLDRKISGRTIELEIIPEVDLYKCEPWDLPDKSFLPSKDMEWYFYSPRDKKYPNGSRTNRATRGGYWKATGKDRAVQTSKAVVGMKKTLVYYRGRAPHGIRTNWVMHEYRLLHSASPTAPSSLKDSYSLCRIFKKNIQIPKTKEAPVDNNQSFGDEISRGREAEVEDENFNTSSSDVTQGTPNETGVADEYQPPFTSDEANSSANLSSLGPDFSSHPFQIPSYTNLHYQAPYPPLELEDFPQINIISETKASKAEIIDEYMMYDKCKDYMNGSLEEIFSLCASQDNSMPPLSMHD
- the LOC105784273 gene encoding NAC domain-containing protein 54 isoform X1; translation: MAPMTLPPGFRFHPTDEELVAYYLDRKISGRTIELEIIPEVDLYKCEPWDLPDKSFLPSKDMEWYFYSPRDKKYPNGSRTNRATRGGYWKATGKDRAVQTSKAVVGMKKTLVYYRGRAPHGIRTNWVMHEYRLLHSASPTAPSSLKQDSYSLCRIFKKNIQIPKTKEAPVDNNQSFGDEISRGREAEVEDENFNTSSSDVTQGTPNETGVADEYQPPFTSDEANSSANLSSLGPDFSSHPFQIPSYTNLHYQAPYPPLELEDFPQINIISETKASKAEIIDEYMMYDKCKDYMNGSLEEIFSLCASQDNSMPPLSMHD